The genome window ATCCAAGTCAGACGAGCATCTAAATCATCGAGGACATTGCCTCCCTCTTTATATCGCCAGTGAGCTGCAATACCATATTCTGCAAGTCTGTTCATATCAGATGTTCGTATTTGAACCTCTAACGGTTCTCCCATAGGCCCCACAACAGTTGTATGGAGAGACTGATACATATTTGTTTTCGGATTAGCTATATAGTCGTCAAATTGTCCGGGGATAGGTTTCCATATTGTATGAACAATACCTAAAACAGAATAACATGTTGCTACATCGTCTACGACAACTCTCAAAGCCAAAAGATCGTATAGCTGTTCAACAGAAAGCTTTTTACGGTTCATTTTTTCATATATGCTATAAAAATGCTTAGCGCGGCCTTTAACTCTGAAGTGAATATTTTCTTGTTTTAGTCGTTCCTGGAGGATTTCTATTGCTTTTTTAATAATAGCTTCTCGCTCAGGTAATTTTTTTCGAACTCGACGACGTATTTCATAATACATATCAGGATCGGAATATTTAAAGGCCAAATCTTCTAAGCCTCGTTTAACTTGATATATTCCCAAGCGGTGAGCTAAAGGAGCATATATTTCCAGCGTTTCCTTTGCTATTCGTAACTGTTTATCTTTGCGAAGAGCCCCTAGCGTTCGCATATTATGAAGCCTGTCTGCCAATTTGATAAGAACAACACGAATATCCTTGGCCATAACAACAAACATTTTTCGAAGATTTTCAGCTTGATAATCTTCAAAAGATTTAAAAGGCAGTTTTCCTAATTTAGTAACGCCATCAACAAGGGTAACGACTTCTTCCCCGAAGGTTGACTTCACTTTTTCGGCAGAAAGAGCCGTGTCTTCAAGAACATCATGGAGAAGAGCTGCAATAAGCGTTACAACATCAAGCTGCATATCTGCCAGTATTGAAGCCACATTAATACTATGTACCACATATGGATCGCCACTTGAACGTTTTTGCTCACCATGAGCTTCCGCTGCAATAACGAAAGCTTCGCCTAATTTTTTTAACTCTTCCTTTGTTAAATAATAAGTGACCTTCGACCATAATTCGTGCCAAGCAAATTTAACAGAAATAGTTCTTTCGGTCTCTGGAATTCGGCCAATGTAGCTATCACGCAACTTCCCCAACGTCTTCTTATCAAGTCCCAAGCTCTTAAGATGACGTTCTTGCTCACTAGGATCAATTGGATCTATTTCATATTCCAAAGAATCAGTATGTATCTCTACCATGGCTCGGTCACCTTTCAAATCAAGAGTCTACAACAATATAATCGAGCATAAACTGAAGATGGGCTTGCCCACGCCAATAATTAATACTCGGATGGTAGACCCAGCCCTCAATTTTAGACGAAGGTATAGACTGAAGCATTTCCACACTGTTAAAAGCAACGAGAGACTCTGAACCACATTGTATCTTTGCATGAATGCCTGTTTTTCCCAATGGAATAACTTGCTCATCTCCCTGTCTTTCGCAAAAAAGCAACGGACAAGGATTCCCCATTCCAAAGGGACCAAGAGGCAACGCAGCATTCCAATCCTCAAAGGTGATTCGTGAAGGATGTAAGGCTAATGCAGATATTTCAGGCTCTTCATATTTTACACTAGAAAGTATTTGCTCTAAATCCACTTTAAGCTTCTCCCAATTATCTTTGGTCACAGAAAAACCTGCTGCTTGCTTATGCCCACCCCAAGCCTCAAGTTGCCCAGCAAGACAATCAAGAACATGTACAGCATTTCCGCCGTCTGGCATACGCAATGTTCCTCGGATCCAGTCTCGTACAGGTGCCGCCAAGACTACAGGAGCATTCTTTTCAGAACATAGGCGACTCGCTACACCACTCAAAACACCGACTGGCCAAGATTCTTCAAAAAGAACATGTTTCGAATCTTCATCGACAACTTTCGCAGCCTCTTTGGTTATTCGTGTTGAAAGGTTTTGTCTCTTTCTATTTATTGAAATAAGTTCCTCCACGCGACTATCAATGTTATCTTCACCAATTAAAACTTTTACTGCGAGATCTGCATAAGAAAGGCGACCAGCAGCATTAAGACAAGGTATAACTTTCATGGCAAGATGTTCTTCATTAATGAAACGCTGGGAAAGCCCTAATTTTCTAATAAGCTGCTCCAATCCAATCCGGCTGGAAAAACGAATTTTCTGAATGCCTTCCTTTACCAAAGCTCTGTTTAAAATTTCAAGAGGCATACAATCAGCGACGGTGGACAAAGCTACTAAATCAAGACGATCTAGCAGCCACCTACGCGGCATAATTTCAAACTGATAGGCCCACATCCATAATACAGCTGTTGCACAAAGCCGACGAGCCTCATTATCGCCATCTATTTGTGGATTAACGACAAAAGAGTCAGGAATTTCATCTCTGTCTGGTAGGTGATGATCAAAAACAAAAACATTCATCCCCTCTTTACGAGCCGCTTGTAAGATATCTTTATCTTTTGTACCACAATCAACAATAACAAGGGTATCACACCCTGCTCCAAGAAGTTGTTGAACAACGTCTTGATGAAGCCCATACCCTTCAAAATGCCTGTGAGGAATATAATATCTGACTCCTGTTGCTTGCCTTTGACATAATTCCATTGCTAAAGTTGTGGATGAAACTCCATCCACATCATAATCACCATAGACAACAACATTGCCCAATGAAGAAAGACTTCGCCATTTATCCGCCACCACTTTTGCCGCTTCACCAAGAAAACAGGAAGACGTTAAGAAATCAAGGCTCGGACGAAGCCAGGCCCGAGCCTTGTCTATATCGTGAAGAGAAAATCTTCCTTGCATATCTAAAAGAGCAGCAACGAGAGGCGAACAATTTAATTCATTGGCAATGCTGTAACTTGTTGTTGCCGGCACTGCCACTTTAAGTTTCGATCTTGAACAAAAAGATGTCACTGTTTGTCATTTTCCTCTCTTTGCGTAAAGTCTGGTTCTACTATTTCAGTTTCTGCATGCGTTTGCACTTTTTCTACGGTTGAAGAAGATACCGCTGCCGTAGCATTCATAGCATTAAGCAACGACATGCGTTCCTCTTCCATCTTTTTTACCTTGCCTTCTAACTCACGAATCTGTTTCTTATACTTTACTCGTGATTCGAGAGCTGCAGACATGGAAACAAGCCACATGAGAACGCAGCCTCCTGCAAAAACAGCTACCTCCCAAATACCTTGAGGAACCTGACGAGTCCATATTAAAAACTTGACAGTAATCTCCCCTGTATTCTGAAAAGCAAAAACCGCAGATAACATCATTGCAAGTCCCACAGCTAAAGCGTAACTCCTCATGTGACTCCCTCCTCAGGATCCGACTACCCACTAACGACGAGAGCCGGCTGGTAGATTCATCCTTTCGAGCCACTCTTTTTTATCTTCTTTTTCGAGGCTCTTCAGATACTTTTCTTTTTCTCCATGCTTCCACAATGGATCATAAATCTCTTTCATTTCACGTGCATATTCATCAAGAGCGCGAGGAATGCTACCAGAAAGTATTTTTTCTAACCCTTCGTGACACGGCCTTGCTCCAAATTTTTTGACAGCATCTCGTAGCACTTCTGGATGATCCAAAATCATACACGGACGAAGAAGGTTATCATCTCCATCGTATGGAAGTTGGTTACGAATATACGTGAAGAATGGACTTCCTGCAATCTCCACAAGAGATTTTTCCCTAATATTATCAACTGCAAAGGGAGCAAAAACACATGGCTCAACGCTTCCATCAGAAATCACATGCCAATAACGCTCTCCAGCAGCCATACACCCATCAACATATGGCCCGTCATTCCAAAAATCACCTATGAAGATTGGAAATTCTCCACTATGGCGCCACTCTTCAACCTTTTTATGTAACATTGAACGCTGCTTAGGTGTCGACATGTACGTCAAGTCGGGATTTTCCCCTATTGGAACGTATTGAAAAAACCATCCTATTTTACAACCTCTGTCTATCATCGTCTTAATAAATTCATCGCTCGACATATAATCCGCTGTATTACGCGTATATGTAGCACTAAATCCGAACATTACTCCGGCTTCGTTAAGTCGACGATAAGCAGCTATCACCTTATCATATATTCCCTGACCACGTCGTAAATCAGTGAGTTCTCGACTTCCTTCCACAGAAATCATGGGCATAACATTACCCAAATCAACAAGTCGTTGCACCATTGTATCATCGAGAAGTGTTCCATTTGTATAGACCTGGAAGTAACAATCGTCATGTTTTTCCCACAAATCAAGCAAATCATTGCGGAAAAAAGCTTCTCCTCCAGAAAATGTAAAAAAGTACATGCCCAGCTCTTTTGCATCGGTAAGAAGCTTATCAAGTTCTCCAAATGTAAGTTCATTACTTGTGTCATATTCGGCAGCATAACATCCCTTGCAATGAAGGTTACATTTCATTGTAGGGCTAATAACCATGAAATTAGGCAAATGGACATTATACTCTTTCTCTTTTTTGTCACGGATGCCTCTGCCAAGGACCATAAAGTTAACAACAAGATTTTGAATAAATTTGGAAAGGCAGTGAGGA of Aminobacterium sp. MB27-C1 contains these proteins:
- a CDS encoding bifunctional (p)ppGpp synthetase/guanosine-3',5'-bis(diphosphate) 3'-pyrophosphohydrolase; translation: MVEIHTDSLEYEIDPIDPSEQERHLKSLGLDKKTLGKLRDSYIGRIPETERTISVKFAWHELWSKVTYYLTKEELKKLGEAFVIAAEAHGEQKRSSGDPYVVHSINVASILADMQLDVVTLIAALLHDVLEDTALSAEKVKSTFGEEVVTLVDGVTKLGKLPFKSFEDYQAENLRKMFVVMAKDIRVVLIKLADRLHNMRTLGALRKDKQLRIAKETLEIYAPLAHRLGIYQVKRGLEDLAFKYSDPDMYYEIRRRVRKKLPEREAIIKKAIEILQERLKQENIHFRVKGRAKHFYSIYEKMNRKKLSVEQLYDLLALRVVVDDVATCYSVLGIVHTIWKPIPGQFDDYIANPKTNMYQSLHTTVVGPMGEPLEVQIRTSDMNRLAEYGIAAHWRYKEGGNVLDDLDARLTWIRQALEGDHEVGPSEFLERLKEDVLTSDVFVFTPQGKVVSLPKGSTPIDFAYAIHTQVGNRCVGAMVNNRIVSLTYEVKNGDIVKIITSPQGTPSRDWLKMARSGKAKSKIRSYFRQQEKAERQEKIQRGYELLEREIKRRNVEEINTEYEELIPLLNKIAREIGHSNGEDILVAVGNNTLNPSTLIQKLIGKAQIPALPEIPEEVPVSGIKKTDSDIIVEGAEGVQVVIASCCLPVPGDEIVGYSTRTRGITVHRLGCPNLQEAGESRLINVSWGAGTRGNYYTTRLKLEAMDRSGLFTDVAQAIMASDGNIVGIKAHVVGGTLARMKIEIRVRDIEHLYTVVARLNAVKNVIEVIRG
- a CDS encoding radical SAM protein, which translates into the protein MAISMIDKAKGHFSQKAIEKAALMLRKGDDRQLASLFRAIASIAPARYHRETFKQLSDMVLQNDPFVGVVRRIALELNPHCLSKFIQNLVVNFMVLGRGIRDKKEKEYNVHLPNFMVISPTMKCNLHCKGCYAAEYDTSNELTFGELDKLLTDAKELGMYFFTFSGGEAFFRNDLLDLWEKHDDCYFQVYTNGTLLDDTMVQRLVDLGNVMPMISVEGSRELTDLRRGQGIYDKVIAAYRRLNEAGVMFGFSATYTRNTADYMSSDEFIKTMIDRGCKIGWFFQYVPIGENPDLTYMSTPKQRSMLHKKVEEWRHSGEFPIFIGDFWNDGPYVDGCMAAGERYWHVISDGSVEPCVFAPFAVDNIREKSLVEIAGSPFFTYIRNQLPYDGDDNLLRPCMILDHPEVLRDAVKKFGARPCHEGLEKILSGSIPRALDEYAREMKEIYDPLWKHGEKEKYLKSLEKEDKKEWLERMNLPAGSRR
- a CDS encoding DHH family phosphoesterase, yielding MTSFCSRSKLKVAVPATTSYSIANELNCSPLVAALLDMQGRFSLHDIDKARAWLRPSLDFLTSSCFLGEAAKVVADKWRSLSSLGNVVVYGDYDVDGVSSTTLAMELCQRQATGVRYYIPHRHFEGYGLHQDVVQQLLGAGCDTLVIVDCGTKDKDILQAARKEGMNVFVFDHHLPDRDEIPDSFVVNPQIDGDNEARRLCATAVLWMWAYQFEIMPRRWLLDRLDLVALSTVADCMPLEILNRALVKEGIQKIRFSSRIGLEQLIRKLGLSQRFINEEHLAMKVIPCLNAAGRLSYADLAVKVLIGEDNIDSRVEELISINRKRQNLSTRITKEAAKVVDEDSKHVLFEESWPVGVLSGVASRLCSEKNAPVVLAAPVRDWIRGTLRMPDGGNAVHVLDCLAGQLEAWGGHKQAAGFSVTKDNWEKLKVDLEQILSSVKYEEPEISALALHPSRITFEDWNAALPLGPFGMGNPCPLLFCERQGDEQVIPLGKTGIHAKIQCGSESLVAFNSVEMLQSIPSSKIEGWVYHPSINYWRGQAHLQFMLDYIVVDS
- a CDS encoding lipopolysaccharide assembly LapA domain-containing protein, translating into MRSYALAVGLAMMLSAVFAFQNTGEITVKFLIWTRQVPQGIWEVAVFAGGCVLMWLVSMSAALESRVKYKKQIRELEGKVKKMEEERMSLLNAMNATAAVSSSTVEKVQTHAETEIVEPDFTQREENDKQ